A stretch of the Desulfobaculum bizertense DSM 18034 genome encodes the following:
- the kdsA gene encoding 3-deoxy-8-phosphooctulonate synthase encodes MNAAELFELSSTGPFVLAGPCALESFDIALEAGKKVAEVTRELGLPAVFKSSFDKANRTSVTSFRGPGMTQGLEMLQRIKDETGLPVVTDIHSPEQAGPVAEVADVLQIPAFLCRQTDLLVAAGETGKIVNVKKGQFLAPWDMQHVVSKLRSTGNEKIWLTERGASFGYNNLVVDFRSLSIMSSFGCPVIFDATHSVQLPGGQGGCSGGQREFVPTLARAAVAAGANGVFVETHPNPDTALCDGPNSWPLEKLGALLRDLKALWNLPHEC; translated from the coding sequence ATGAACGCCGCCGAACTCTTTGAACTTTCCAGCACGGGTCCGTTTGTTTTAGCGGGCCCGTGCGCCCTTGAATCGTTTGATATCGCTTTGGAAGCTGGCAAAAAGGTCGCGGAAGTCACCCGCGAGCTTGGGCTTCCTGCTGTTTTTAAAAGCTCCTTTGACAAGGCAAACCGCACTTCCGTTACCAGTTTCCGCGGCCCCGGCATGACGCAGGGACTCGAAATGCTCCAGCGCATTAAGGATGAAACTGGCCTTCCTGTCGTTACTGACATCCATTCTCCAGAACAGGCTGGCCCCGTGGCCGAAGTCGCTGACGTGCTCCAGATCCCGGCATTTTTGTGCAGGCAGACAGATTTGCTTGTTGCTGCCGGTGAGACGGGAAAAATCGTCAACGTCAAAAAAGGTCAGTTCCTCGCTCCGTGGGATATGCAGCATGTTGTGAGCAAACTGCGTAGCACCGGAAACGAAAAAATCTGGCTGACTGAACGTGGTGCCTCTTTTGGCTACAACAATCTTGTTGTGGACTTCCGTTCTCTGTCGATTATGTCCAGCTTTGGGTGCCCGGTCATTTTTGATGCGACCCATTCTGTTCAGCTTCCTGGCGGGCAGGGCGGATGCTCTGGCGGACAGCGTGAATTTGTGCCAACTTTGGCGCGAGCTGCGGTTGCTGCTGGTGCAAATGGTGTGTTTGTTGAAACACATCCCAATCCAGATACAGCCTTGTGTGATGGCCCGAATTCGTGGCCGCTTGAAAAGCTTGGAGCATTGCTCCGTGACCTTAAGGCTCTCTGGAATTTGCCGCATGAATGTTAG
- the rapZ gene encoding RNase adapter RapZ → MTQVLEDNSFPVIILTGLSGAGKSTALKVFEDLGFVTVDGLPPNLVPQLVALFRSQKEVFHRGLTLGLDVRHSQFQEQWDDAVQQLAEQGVSPKVVFIEAAPEVLRRRYAATRRPHPLEQGLSLDAALEKEHELLVPLREQAEITVDTSDYSIHDLRRTLQDKWNFLQDKQYGLRIFLVTFGFKHGVPTDADLVFDLRFLPNPYFVEALRPYTGRDKAVADYVLKSQVGKEYLEKQLEFLHYVLPRYAEEGRYRLTIAIGCTGGRHRSVAIAEAIFDSLRDSDYAVFLEHRHLDLE, encoded by the coding sequence ATGACGCAGGTTTTGGAAGACAACAGCTTTCCAGTGATTATCCTGACGGGGCTTTCTGGAGCAGGAAAATCAACAGCACTCAAGGTCTTTGAAGATCTTGGTTTTGTGACTGTTGACGGTCTGCCCCCGAACCTTGTTCCACAGCTTGTGGCTCTCTTTCGTAGCCAGAAAGAGGTGTTTCACCGAGGTTTGACCTTGGGTCTTGATGTTCGCCACTCTCAGTTTCAGGAGCAGTGGGACGATGCTGTTCAGCAGCTTGCAGAGCAGGGCGTTTCTCCAAAAGTTGTCTTTATTGAGGCCGCCCCAGAGGTCTTGCGCCGTCGCTATGCTGCGACGCGCCGTCCTCATCCCCTGGAGCAGGGGCTGAGCCTTGATGCCGCTCTTGAGAAAGAGCACGAACTTTTGGTTCCTCTGCGAGAGCAGGCTGAAATTACCGTGGACACCTCGGATTATTCCATCCATGACCTTCGGCGCACGCTTCAGGACAAATGGAATTTTTTGCAGGACAAGCAGTATGGTTTGCGCATTTTCCTTGTGACCTTCGGGTTTAAGCATGGTGTGCCAACGGACGCTGACCTTGTTTTTGACCTCCGCTTTTTGCCTAACCCGTACTTTGTTGAGGCGCTTCGCCCCTACACCGGCCGGGACAAGGCCGTTGCCGACTATGTGTTGAAATCACAGGTTGGTAAGGAATACCTTGAGAAGCAGCTTGAGTTTTTGCATTACGTGCTTCCCCGCTATGCAGAAGAGGGGAGATATCGGTTGACTATCGCGATTGGCTGCACTGGTGGACGACATCGGTCCGTTGCCATTGCCGAGGCGATTTTTGACTCTTTGCGAGACTCGGATTATGCAGTATTCCTAGAACATAGACATTTGGACCTTGAATAA
- the rpoN gene encoding RNA polymerase factor sigma-54, producing MALELRQQLKLSQQLVMTPQLQQAIKLLQLSRFELVDMVQKELLENPLLDEAQPEPSQEKAEEAQDATTAEHTENSEAMADSVTDQAAMQNADWENYLGEFSSTARQSAGRDSEIPEEGMSFENRLSVSPSLASHLEWQLHLSSLSKAEIQIGEAIIGNLDSQGYFKADLEDVAQEADCAFEDVEPVLKLMQQFDPVGVAARDPRECLLVQLEFYEYDDPILLGIVQDHLEDIEKRRFKPLARKFRISLEELKEYLDILKTLDPMPGAAYGSGDTQYISPDVYVYEYEDDFIIVLNEDGLPQLTVNEFYLDTIHSDRNACNKEYVQERFRSAQWLMKSLYQRQRTLYKVMESILRFQHEFFEKGVTHLKPLILKDVADDIGMHESTISRITTSKYVSTPHGLFELKFFFNSALGLDDGSQVGSESVKAQIKSLIGDENPKKPLSDEKIAEILKERLEINIARRTVAKYRSSLGIASSSKRKQIF from the coding sequence ATGGCATTGGAACTCAGACAACAACTCAAGCTCTCCCAGCAGCTGGTGATGACACCTCAGCTTCAGCAGGCAATCAAACTGCTGCAGCTCTCTCGTTTTGAGCTTGTCGATATGGTTCAAAAAGAGCTTTTGGAAAATCCACTTCTTGATGAAGCTCAACCCGAACCCAGTCAGGAAAAAGCAGAGGAAGCTCAGGACGCAACAACGGCTGAGCATACCGAAAACAGTGAAGCAATGGCAGACTCGGTTACAGACCAGGCCGCCATGCAAAACGCCGACTGGGAAAATTACCTTGGTGAATTTTCCAGCACTGCCCGGCAGTCTGCTGGGCGGGATAGCGAAATCCCTGAAGAGGGGATGTCTTTTGAGAACAGACTGTCTGTTTCTCCCTCCCTCGCGAGCCACCTTGAGTGGCAGCTCCATCTCTCCAGCCTGAGCAAGGCAGAAATTCAGATTGGCGAAGCAATTATTGGGAATCTTGATTCTCAGGGCTATTTTAAGGCCGATCTGGAAGACGTTGCTCAGGAAGCAGACTGTGCGTTTGAGGACGTGGAACCCGTCCTCAAACTTATGCAGCAGTTTGACCCCGTTGGGGTTGCTGCGCGTGACCCGCGCGAGTGTCTGCTCGTCCAGCTGGAATTCTATGAGTATGATGACCCAATCTTATTGGGCATTGTTCAGGATCACCTCGAAGATATCGAGAAGCGCCGCTTTAAGCCGCTTGCCAGAAAGTTTCGGATTAGCCTTGAAGAACTCAAGGAATATTTGGACATTCTCAAGACTCTGGACCCTATGCCGGGTGCTGCCTACGGAAGTGGGGACACGCAGTATATTAGCCCTGATGTTTACGTCTATGAATATGAGGATGATTTTATTATTGTCCTGAATGAGGATGGATTGCCTCAGCTCACGGTAAATGAATTTTACCTTGATACAATTCATAGTGATCGCAATGCCTGCAACAAAGAATACGTTCAGGAGCGTTTCCGCTCTGCGCAGTGGCTGATGAAAAGCCTGTATCAGCGTCAGCGAACCTTGTATAAGGTTATGGAAAGTATTCTGCGTTTCCAGCATGAATTCTTTGAGAAGGGCGTGACGCATCTGAAGCCGCTTATTCTGAAAGATGTTGCTGATGACATTGGCATGCACGAATCGACGATTAGCCGCATTACGACCAGTAAATATGTTTCAACGCCGCATGGCCTGTTTGAGCTGAAGTTCTTCTTTAACAGTGCCCTGGGGCTTGATGATGGAAGTCAGGTTGGCTCTGAGAGTGTAAAAGCACAGATCAAGAGCCTCATTGGCGACGAAAATCCCAAGAAACCTCTGTCTGATGAAAAAATCGCAGAGATTCTTAAAGAGCGTCTGGAGATTAATATTGCCCGGAGAACTGTAGCAAAATACCGCAGCTCTCTTGGGATCGCCTCTTCTTCAAAACGGAAACAGATTTTCTAG
- the lptC gene encoding LPS export ABC transporter periplasmic protein LptC, with protein MNQKRLFLAVVFVVCLAAIGYGLYWVASHSVEEVVEPVAPSVDMSMQGVELTRSASDGSRWTLVAKSADYHQDEALVDVHAPTLTWERQNEEPITVTADEGRVNQESGEAEMWPNVVIVSGENTVYAKQLNYSDAKRELVLTKDVRIEREGMDLEAPRVRLDLTTNEITATGGVTAVLIDSKKSTAEE; from the coding sequence ATGAACCAGAAGCGTCTTTTCCTTGCAGTCGTTTTTGTCGTCTGCCTTGCAGCCATAGGCTACGGTCTTTACTGGGTGGCGAGCCATTCTGTTGAAGAGGTTGTGGAGCCTGTGGCTCCCTCTGTGGATATGTCCATGCAGGGGGTGGAACTGACGCGCTCTGCCAGTGATGGTTCTCGCTGGACGCTTGTCGCCAAAAGTGCTGATTATCATCAGGATGAGGCTCTGGTCGATGTACATGCTCCAACCCTGACCTGGGAACGTCAGAATGAGGAACCGATAACGGTGACTGCTGACGAGGGGCGTGTGAATCAGGAGAGTGGAGAAGCAGAAATGTGGCCTAATGTGGTTATCGTTTCTGGTGAAAATACGGTGTATGCCAAGCAGCTCAACTACAGCGACGCCAAGCGTGAGCTGGTGCTGACCAAAGATGTCCGCATTGAGCGCGAAGGTATGGACCTCGAAGCTCCCCGGGTTCGGCTGGATCTGACAACGAATGAAATTACGGCAACTGGCGGTGTGACAGCCGTGCTGATTGATTCCAAGAAATCCACCGCGGAGGAATAG
- a CDS encoding PTS sugar transporter subunit IIA, translating into MKLGDFLSKELIIPELSARTKKAVLAELVAAVHSVQPELDETHVLDVLLEREALGTTGIGDGIAIPHGKIAELESVLVVVGRSAEGVEFDALDFEPCKIFFLVLAPEKVAGVHLRVLAHISRMLKEEDFRQQFLSASEDELKALLFEA; encoded by the coding sequence ATGAAGCTTGGTGACTTTCTTTCGAAAGAACTGATTATACCTGAACTTTCGGCCAGAACCAAAAAGGCGGTTCTGGCCGAACTTGTGGCTGCGGTACATTCCGTACAGCCTGAACTTGATGAAACCCATGTGCTGGATGTGCTTCTCGAACGGGAAGCGCTGGGTACAACTGGTATTGGCGACGGTATCGCCATTCCGCATGGGAAAATTGCCGAGCTTGAAAGTGTTCTTGTTGTGGTCGGCCGCTCCGCAGAAGGAGTTGAGTTTGATGCGCTGGACTTTGAGCCGTGTAAAATTTTCTTCCTTGTATTGGCGCCAGAAAAAGTTGCAGGAGTTCATTTGCGAGTTCTTGCCCACATTTCCCGAATGCTTAAAGAAGAAGACTTTCGTCAGCAGTTCCTCAGTGCTTCTGAGGATGAGCTGAAAGCCTTGCTTTTCGAGGCGTAA
- a CDS encoding LptA/OstA family protein has protein sequence MKILHRILCACFCVCLFSAPAFAAEQGVKTTITSQKTVYDQSGSKVVFSGSVKVVRPDMTIWSDEMTVFLKPTDKKAVATPGPQAGAVSKIVAVGNVRLVREGKKGFCGKAVYNADESLVTMTVKPRLEDGDNSIAGKIIKLWLTDNRSEVVGGNEPVEAIFFTPKEGKK, from the coding sequence TTGAAAATTCTACATCGCATTCTGTGTGCCTGTTTCTGTGTGTGTCTTTTCTCCGCTCCGGCTTTTGCCGCAGAGCAGGGCGTCAAGACGACGATTACGTCTCAGAAGACAGTATATGACCAGAGCGGCAGCAAAGTTGTTTTTTCTGGTTCTGTAAAAGTTGTTCGGCCGGATATGACAATCTGGTCGGATGAAATGACGGTGTTTTTGAAGCCAACTGACAAAAAGGCCGTGGCAACTCCTGGTCCTCAGGCAGGTGCTGTGTCCAAGATCGTTGCCGTCGGGAATGTTCGACTGGTGCGTGAGGGCAAGAAAGGTTTTTGTGGCAAGGCTGTCTACAATGCCGACGAAAGCCTGGTGACGATGACCGTGAAGCCCCGTCTCGAAGATGGTGATAACAGCATCGCGGGCAAAATCATCAAGCTGTGGCTTACGGACAACCGAAGCGAGGTTGTGGGCGGAAACGAGCCGGTCGAAGCCATTTTCTTTACTCCCAAGGAAGGAAAAAAATAG
- a CDS encoding phosphoribosylformylglycinamidine synthase subunit PurQ — translation MAEVRTLVITGNGTNCEKESAFAAELAGADSATVVYFSDLIAGRCRLEDYNFLIFPGGFLDGDDLGAAQAAALRWQFATTGDGTPLIDQLNAFFNAGGLILGICNGFQLLVKLGLLPAVGGKYFERQVTLSHNDSAKFEDRWVHLKANPKSPCVFTKGLDILEMPVRHGEGKLVARDEATLQGLVENDLVALQYAHPESGDVTQEYPFNPNGSPYGIAGLTDPTGRILGLMPHPEAFNHPTNHPGWTRGERPTLGTILVENAVKYIKSR, via the coding sequence ATGGCGGAGGTTCGGACTCTCGTCATCACCGGTAACGGGACGAACTGTGAAAAAGAGTCAGCATTTGCGGCGGAATTAGCAGGTGCAGACAGCGCTACTGTCGTGTATTTCTCTGACCTCATCGCTGGTCGATGCAGGCTGGAGGACTACAACTTCCTGATTTTCCCAGGAGGTTTTTTGGACGGTGACGATTTAGGAGCAGCACAGGCTGCAGCGCTTCGGTGGCAGTTTGCCACCACAGGTGACGGGACTCCCCTCATCGATCAGCTCAACGCATTTTTCAATGCTGGCGGGCTGATTTTGGGCATTTGTAATGGCTTCCAGCTTCTCGTGAAGCTGGGTCTGCTTCCGGCAGTTGGTGGAAAATACTTTGAGCGTCAGGTCACTCTTTCGCACAATGATTCCGCCAAATTCGAGGACCGCTGGGTCCATCTGAAGGCCAACCCCAAAAGCCCATGCGTCTTTACCAAGGGACTGGACATCCTCGAAATGCCTGTTCGCCACGGCGAAGGCAAACTTGTTGCCCGCGACGAAGCGACGCTTCAGGGCCTTGTCGAGAATGATCTTGTCGCTCTGCAATATGCGCATCCTGAGAGCGGGGATGTGACGCAGGAATACCCCTTCAACCCAAATGGCTCGCCGTACGGCATTGCTGGCCTGACCGACCCCACAGGTCGTATCCTTGGCCTTATGCCGCACCCCGAGGCCTTCAACCACCCCACGAACCATCCCGGATGGACTCGTGGTGAGCGCCCGACCCTAGGCACCATTCTGGTTGAAAACGCGGTCAAGTATATCAAGAGCCGTTAG
- the hpf gene encoding ribosome hibernation-promoting factor, HPF/YfiA family → MNISLTFKNFEPSPHLRKYANKRFGKLLKFDKTANAELNITLEVEKFRHIVDATLTGDNMNISATEKSEDMYQSIDLAVDKMNAQVRKLREKSKDRYRRGEGLVRMDVVSFADAAHSEPPTIVETDSYPPKPMAVEEAAMQLDSLQFEFLVFLNAETERPNVIYRRKDGNYGLIDPGTD, encoded by the coding sequence ATGAACATTAGCCTCACGTTTAAGAACTTCGAACCTTCCCCTCATCTGAGAAAGTATGCAAACAAGCGTTTTGGAAAGCTCTTGAAGTTTGACAAGACCGCTAACGCCGAACTGAACATAACTCTTGAAGTCGAAAAATTTCGCCATATCGTCGATGCAACGCTGACTGGCGACAACATGAATATCAGCGCCACGGAGAAGTCCGAGGACATGTATCAGAGCATTGATCTGGCCGTAGACAAGATGAACGCTCAGGTCCGGAAGCTGCGCGAAAAGAGCAAAGATCGCTACCGTCGAGGCGAAGGCCTCGTCCGTATGGATGTGGTGAGTTTTGCCGATGCGGCTCACAGCGAACCGCCAACTATTGTGGAAACGGACTCCTATCCTCCAAAGCCAATGGCTGTGGAGGAGGCTGCAATGCAGCTGGATTCCCTTCAGTTTGAATTTCTTGTCTTCCTGAATGCCGAGACCGAGCGCCCGAATGTGATTTATCGGCGCAAGGACGGCAATTACGGTTTGATTGATCCTGGGACGGACTAA
- the lptB gene encoding LPS export ABC transporter ATP-binding protein → MSVLSATDLCKIYGKRRVVQDIAVSVSQGEVVGLLGPNGAGKTTTFYMLAGIIKPNEGIVRLDDEEITSLPLHERARMGMSYLPQESSVFKKLSVRQNLEIILEQSGLSRSEQKKRADSLLDELGITRLSPQKAMHLSGGERRRLEIARALILNPKFMLLDEPFAGIDPIAVDDIQGIVRSLKERGIGVLISDHNVRETLRICDRAYLVYEGSIILSGTPEEICANPRARRVYLGEGFSL, encoded by the coding sequence ATGTCGGTTCTTTCTGCAACAGACCTGTGCAAAATTTATGGCAAGCGCCGGGTGGTGCAGGATATTGCCGTCAGTGTTTCACAGGGCGAAGTCGTTGGTCTGCTCGGCCCGAATGGTGCGGGCAAAACCACAACCTTTTATATGCTTGCGGGTATTATCAAGCCGAATGAGGGGATTGTGCGGTTGGATGATGAGGAAATTACCTCGCTTCCACTGCATGAGCGCGCCCGCATGGGCATGAGCTATTTGCCGCAGGAAAGCTCTGTGTTTAAGAAATTGAGCGTGCGCCAGAATTTGGAAATCATTTTGGAGCAGAGCGGGCTTTCGCGCAGCGAACAGAAGAAGCGGGCAGATTCTTTGCTCGATGAACTCGGCATTACCCGTTTGAGTCCTCAGAAGGCAATGCACCTGTCTGGTGGCGAGCGCCGCAGACTTGAAATTGCCCGAGCCTTGATTCTGAACCCCAAGTTCATGCTGCTTGACGAACCTTTTGCAGGTATTGACCCCATTGCAGTCGATGATATTCAGGGAATTGTTCGTTCTCTGAAAGAACGAGGCATTGGTGTTCTGATCTCTGACCATAACGTTCGGGAAACCCTCAGAATATGCGACAGGGCTTATCTTGTCTATGAAGGTTCGATAATTTTAAGTGGTACTCCCGAAGAAATTTGTGCCAATCCCCGCGCCCGGCGGGTCTACCTTGGCGAAGGCTTTTCTCTTTAA
- a CDS encoding CTP synthase encodes MKTKFIFVTGGVLSSLGKGLSAASIGALLKARGLTCTIQKLDPYINVDPGTMNPFQHGEVYVTNDGAETDLDMGHYERFIDVPMSQRNNYTSGSIYHKVITKERRGDYLGGTVQVIPHITDEIKNAVLSLASDDLDVALIEIGGTVGDIEGLPFLEAIRQLRLDLGKENCLYIHLTLVPYLRAAGEVKTKPTQHSVKELRSIGIQPDMIICRSEMPLDEHIRNKIALFCNVDPDAVFCAKDIDNIYKLPLGFYEEGIDQKLAIMLRLPAKNPDLSAWYDLAHTIDNPKGEVTIGIVGKYVDLKEAYKSLHEALVHGGFANRVKVNLEYINSEELTDKNVAEKLTGLDGILVPGGFGSRGVEGKIKAIHFARTKKIPFFGICLGMQCAVIEYARNAAGIKDANSEEFDQNTPDPVIYLMKEWYDFQKGRVERRDESSNKGGTMRLGAYPCKLIEGTHAATAYAEENIDERHRHRYEFNNAYIEKLEAKGLVFSGTSPDGELMEIVEVKDHPWFLGCQFHPEFQSNPMRPHPLFRDFIKAAKENKKGK; translated from the coding sequence ATGAAAACCAAGTTCATCTTTGTCACAGGTGGCGTTTTGTCTTCCCTCGGGAAAGGACTTTCTGCTGCATCCATTGGCGCATTGCTGAAGGCCAGAGGGCTTACCTGCACGATCCAGAAACTCGACCCCTACATCAATGTTGACCCGGGAACCATGAATCCTTTCCAGCATGGTGAAGTTTACGTGACCAACGATGGTGCCGAGACAGATCTGGACATGGGCCACTACGAGCGTTTCATCGACGTTCCCATGAGCCAGCGGAACAACTACACCTCCGGCAGCATCTACCACAAGGTTATCACCAAAGAGCGTCGTGGCGACTACCTTGGTGGCACTGTTCAGGTTATCCCCCACATCACGGACGAAATCAAGAATGCTGTTCTGAGCCTTGCCAGCGACGACCTTGATGTTGCCCTGATCGAAATTGGTGGTACCGTTGGCGATATTGAAGGTCTTCCTTTCCTGGAAGCTATCCGTCAGCTTCGCCTTGATCTGGGCAAGGAAAACTGCCTGTACATTCATTTGACTCTGGTTCCGTACCTGCGTGCTGCTGGCGAAGTGAAAACCAAGCCTACCCAGCATTCTGTTAAGGAACTTCGCTCCATCGGCATTCAGCCCGACATGATCATCTGCCGAAGCGAAATGCCCCTTGATGAGCACATCCGCAACAAGATTGCCCTGTTCTGCAATGTTGATCCTGATGCTGTGTTCTGTGCAAAGGACATCGACAATATTTACAAGCTTCCTCTTGGTTTCTACGAGGAAGGCATTGACCAGAAGCTCGCCATCATGCTGCGACTTCCAGCCAAAAATCCTGATCTTTCTGCATGGTACGACCTCGCTCACACCATCGATAACCCCAAGGGTGAAGTTACCATTGGTATCGTTGGCAAGTACGTTGACCTCAAGGAAGCCTACAAGAGCTTGCACGAAGCTCTGGTCCACGGTGGCTTTGCCAACCGTGTGAAGGTGAACCTTGAGTACATCAACTCTGAAGAGCTGACCGACAAGAACGTCGCAGAAAAGCTGACTGGTCTTGATGGTATCCTTGTTCCCGGTGGCTTTGGCTCCCGTGGCGTGGAAGGCAAAATCAAGGCTATTCACTTTGCCCGTACCAAGAAAATTCCGTTCTTCGGTATCTGCCTTGGTATGCAGTGCGCTGTTATCGAGTACGCTCGTAACGCCGCTGGCATCAAGGACGCAAACTCCGAAGAGTTCGACCAGAACACCCCAGATCCGGTTATCTACCTCATGAAAGAGTGGTATGATTTCCAGAAGGGTCGTGTGGAACGCCGCGACGAAAGCAGCAACAAGGGCGGCACCATGCGCCTTGGCGCTTACCCCTGCAAGCTCATCGAAGGCACACATGCTGCCACGGCTTACGCAGAGGAAAACATTGACGAACGTCACCGCCACCGTTACGAATTCAATAATGCCTACATTGAGAAGCTTGAGGCAAAAGGCCTTGTCTTCTCAGGCACTTCCCCTGACGGTGAGCTGATGGAAATCGTTGAAGTCAAAGACCATCCGTGGTTCCTTGGCTGTCAGTTCCATCCTGAATTCCAGTCTAATCCTATGCGGCCGCACCCGCTGTTCAGGGACTTTATCAAGGCCGCTAAGGAGAACAAAAAGGGTAAATAG
- the tadA gene encoding tRNA adenosine(34) deaminase TadA, translating into MKAPKPFPSLPAGWTSWDKIMERAYVQAALAAENGEVPVGAVIISPDGEILAEAANAPISTNDPTAHAEILALRLAAEKIQNYRLTDCIAAVTLEPCIMCLGAFIHARIGGLVFGADDPKSGAVVSCLDGANLDFVNHHFPVMRGVMAEECSEQLRAFFKARRKKKKAEQNPSPLAE; encoded by the coding sequence ATGAAAGCTCCCAAACCTTTCCCTTCTCTTCCGGCTGGTTGGACCAGCTGGGACAAGATCATGGAACGCGCCTATGTGCAGGCAGCGCTTGCAGCAGAAAATGGCGAAGTTCCCGTTGGCGCTGTCATTATTTCTCCTGATGGAGAAATACTTGCCGAAGCAGCCAACGCCCCTATCTCTACGAATGACCCCACAGCTCATGCTGAAATTCTGGCTCTGCGCCTTGCCGCAGAAAAAATACAGAATTACAGGCTCACAGACTGCATTGCCGCCGTCACACTTGAGCCGTGCATCATGTGCCTCGGAGCCTTTATTCACGCCCGGATTGGCGGCCTTGTGTTTGGCGCTGATGACCCCAAGTCTGGAGCTGTTGTCTCCTGTCTGGACGGTGCCAACCTTGACTTTGTCAACCATCACTTCCCGGTCATGCGTGGCGTTATGGCCGAGGAATGCAGCGAACAGCTTCGAGCATTTTTTAAGGCTCGCCGCAAAAAGAAGAAGGCCGAACAAAACCCTTCCCCGCTGGCAGAATAG
- a CDS encoding KdsC family phosphatase, which translates to MNVSMTEARERAKKIRLVVLDVDGCLTDCGLYFDADGRVIKRFNAQDGLGIKLAQSVGIRIAVITGLKSGAVDARMKQLGIEDYHSGHVQKIPLLKSICEKHGLDMSEVAYVGDDWIDAGPMRQVGLPIAVNNAQPEICELASLVLSRPGGQGAVREALRFILDAQGRLEELWDTWSTK; encoded by the coding sequence ATGAATGTTAGTATGACGGAAGCCCGCGAGCGGGCGAAGAAGATACGGCTCGTTGTTCTTGATGTTGATGGATGTCTAACTGACTGCGGGTTGTATTTTGATGCAGATGGCCGAGTTATCAAGCGCTTTAATGCGCAGGATGGTTTGGGTATCAAGTTGGCCCAGAGTGTAGGAATTCGTATTGCCGTGATTACCGGGCTGAAATCAGGCGCGGTAGATGCTCGCATGAAGCAGCTCGGCATTGAGGATTACCACTCTGGACATGTGCAGAAAATTCCGCTGCTCAAAAGCATCTGCGAAAAGCATGGGCTGGATATGTCCGAAGTCGCTTATGTGGGCGATGACTGGATTGATGCCGGACCAATGCGGCAGGTCGGTCTGCCCATTGCCGTCAACAATGCCCAGCCGGAAATCTGTGAGCTGGCCTCACTTGTGCTGTCTCGGCCCGGAGGGCAGGGGGCAGTCCGCGAGGCATTGAGATTTATTCTTGATGCGCAGGGGCGGCTCGAAGAGCTGTGGGATACGTGGAGTACAAAATGA